The Polypterus senegalus isolate Bchr_013 chromosome 11, ASM1683550v1, whole genome shotgun sequence sequence TGAGGGAAGAGTTATTCCTTCTAATTGAATTGTTTCGTCTCATGGAGTTGTTCTTCCGCATGGAGTTCCTCTTTCGTAAGGAGTTCTGGTGTGAAAGTTCACTCTTTTGAAGAGTCTGGATTAAAATGGATGGTTTATCGTCAAGTTCCTTGGCACTGCAGCGAGGGGCAACCACTTTCACTGTGTTCCCAAATTTGGAATAGTCCACAGCATACACTCCTTCTTCCTCAGTCACAATAGGCACAAAACGATGGCCCCACTGAATTTCCTCTGCAACATAAGAAGTTCTGGCCTGTGTGGTAATGCCTGTAGTCTCTACAACACCTTCAAGGATCACAATAACCTCAATGTCATTGCTGAGTAGGTCAGCAGCTGACAGACAATACAGTGGACTGGTTTTATCAATCACATGGCAGATAGTTAGTGGTGCtacaagaaaaatgttattgGTTTCAATGGGATTCTCCATTTGAATATCTATCTGGTGAATGGGAATGACTTCTCCCTCAGGAGTGACAGTCTTTTTCACAACCTGCATCCGAACTGTTGCCCCAATGATCATACTCTTCCTCAGGTCTCCCACGCGAAACATGAAGCACAGTCTGTTATTACGCACTGCAATGACAGCATTCCTGCTGAAGATTAAGGTTTCTGCCCTCCTGTGTGCCTGGGCTGTCTTCATGAAGATACAGCCCAGCATTACAGCATTAATGATTAATCCAGCAAGGTTCtgaaaaatcaaaacagtaatGGCCATGGGGCACTGTTCTGTCACCATCCGACCCCCAAAACCAATAGTCACTTGTACTTCAATTGAAAACAGGAAGGCTGACGTGAAGGACCTATGCCACattaagaaaaagacaaaatttgaatattaaaaaaagaactaaCAGCATGACAAATATCAGTTCTTACTGCATTCATTGCTTCCCACATGTTCCAAAGATTTTGCATAAAATACACAATTCTGGCATTAATCTACAGTGACAATGCACTGAGGTAAAATTTCAGAGTGGTATAACAATGAGGCAACTATAATTCTGTAAAGCGAAGGTATTAGTATAGTCTCACTTatggaaatgaaaaaatgcaacatACCAACCAGGAACAGAGGTTAGAAAACCTATGAGTGACAACGCTGTTAGAGCTATTTTGTAATagttttttgattcttttttaaaaacattttaagatggttTACACACATGTTTATATGTACGTACGGCATGACTTAAAGGTATACTCACCTCTAAGGCACACTGGATAGTTTCAGCAAGGACAAGGTGAATTATAGCAGTCACTATTTTAGATATCAACTTATAACAGCTAAGTTCAAAGGCAATAATAGATTCAATACAATTCAAACCGAATTAAATTTGCCATATGTACtggaacaaaacatcaacaagACACAAAAAGCATTATTGCTGTTTTATACTTTAAGATACTGAAGATTCTTCTTGGCTTTCTTTTTATGATGAATGTTATCCCATGCATATCCAACAGGATAGAATTGTGGTCATTGATTTTAAAGGTAAACCACAAATTTCCCAGTTCAGCCTCACATTACTGAACCTCTTTGTGGCTCTGAGCCTTGTAGAATGCCTATAATTCAACCGAgggcatattaaaaaaaaaaaactgcacaataCAGTTGTGAGTTGTATATCACCCATCAGCCAAATgtccttctatccatccattttctaacctgcttacccAGTTCAAGGTaaatgtgtcagaaatggtggtgtgtaatactggagcatcTTAAGAAACTGTCCTGTCTACCTTCCTGTTCGATCTCTACACAACAGACAGCCACcacaataccagtgcttgccatctacagaactTTTTAGATGAcacctccatcataggctgcattaataatggagatgagtcagaatACTCAAAAATCAAGggggactttgtcttgtggtgcaggaacGACAACTTGCAACAAAA is a genomic window containing:
- the kcnj8 gene encoding ATP-sensitive inward rectifier potassium channel 8; the encoded protein is MLARKSIIPEEFVLPGIAPALLRKPRFRERPRKPRFIAKNGACNLAHKNIREQGRFLQDVFTTLVDLKWRYTLVIFTMSFLCSWLLFAMMWWLVAFGHGDFDYTKTGAEPCVTSVKSFTSAFLFSIEVQVTIGFGGRMVTEQCPMAITVLIFQNLAGLIINAVMLGCIFMKTAQAHRRAETLIFSRNAVIAVRNNRLCFMFRVGDLRKSMIIGATVRMQVVKKTVTPEGEVIPIHQIDIQMENPIETNNIFLVAPLTICHVIDKTSPLYCLSAADLLSNDIEVIVILEGVVETTGITTQARTSYVAEEIQWGHRFVPIVTEEEGVYAVDYSKFGNTVKVVAPRCSAKELDDKPSILIQTLQKSELSHQNSLRKRNSMRKNNSMRRNNSIRRNNSSLMLPKVQFITPEGSQNMSDT